A stretch of Leucoraja erinacea ecotype New England unplaced genomic scaffold, Leri_hhj_1 Leri_77S, whole genome shotgun sequence DNA encodes these proteins:
- the lamtor1 gene encoding ragulator complex protein LAMTOR1 — MGCCYSSEADGGEQDREEGKPLLIPVNNPPSKSSGGADHNYSSIPSSRFPDEQALLNTILTKTAHNIIDVSAADSQGMEQHEYMDRARQYSTRLAMISGSAQGKRASTLPTLTNQPHQVLASEPVPYSDIQQVSKLAAYASSALSQIKVDAKEDLVVQFAIP, encoded by the exons gaCCGCGAGGAAGGGAAGCCGCTGCTAATCCCAGTCAACAACCCGCCCAGTAAATCGTCAGGGGGGGCCGACCACAACTACTCCAGTATTCCATCCTCCCGGTTTCCCGATGAACAAGCTCTGCTCAACACTATCCTCACCAAGACAGCGCA TAACATCATTGACGTGTCGGCCGCAGACTCGCAGGGCATGGAGCAGCACGAGTACATGGACCGGGCGCGGCAGTACAG TACGAGGCTAGCGATGATCAGCGGATCGGCCCAGGGTAAGCGAGCGAGCACCCTGCCTACGTTAACCAACCAGCCCCACCAGGTGTTGGCCAGTGAACCTGTGCCCTACTCGGACATCCAGCAG GTGTCTAAACTCGCTGCCTACGCATCAAGTGCACTTTCTCAGATCAAGGTGGATGCCAAGGAGGATCTGGTGGTCCAGTTTGCCATCCCCTGA